From a single Sebastes umbrosus isolate fSebUmb1 chromosome 17, fSebUmb1.pri, whole genome shotgun sequence genomic region:
- the rps6kb1a gene encoding ribosomal protein S6 kinase beta-1 isoform X1: MAGVFDIDLDQPDENVSDDELEDAGQLGEYMDQCTGFEFNMDDCEKFEISENSVNKGTEQIRPECFELLKVLGKGGYGKVFQVRKVAGATSGKIFAMKVLKKAMIVRNAKDTAHTKAERNILEEVKHPFIVDLIYAFQTGGKLYLILEYLSGGELFMQLEREGIFMEDTACFYLAEISMALGHLHQKGIIYRDLKPENIMLNNNGHVKLTDFGLCKESIHDGTVTHTFCGTIEYMAPEILMRSGHNRAVDWWSLGALMYDMLTGAPPFTGENRKKTIDKILKCKLSLPPYLTQEARDLLKKLLKRNASLRLGAGPGDAAEIQAHPFFRHINWDDLLARKVEPPFKPYLQSADDVSQFDSKFTSQTPVDSPDDSTLSESANQVFLGFTYVAPSVLENVKEKGAFEPKVRSPRKFPGSPRTPVSPVKFVGGDFWPRGPTLTGRTLEQPMEEQMDTSGSGGGASEASAPLPIRRPSGIHAGPYKKQAYPMNSKRPEHLRMNL, from the exons ATGGCCGGGGTTTTCGACATCGATTTGGATCAACCGGATGAGAATGTCTCTGACGACGAACTGGAGGACGCG GGCCAGCTCGGTGAATATATGGACCAGTGCACTGGCTTTGAATT taaCATGGATGACTGTGAGAAGTTTGAAATTTCAGAGAACAGTGTGAACAAGGGAACAGAGCAGATCAGGCCTGAATGCTTTGAGCTGCTGAAAGTTTTGGGAAAAGGTGGCTATGGAAAG gtgtTTCAAGTTCGGAAGGTAGCAGGTGCCACCTCCGGGAAGATATTCGCTATGAAGGTTTTGAAGAAG GCCATGATTGTGCGTAATGCAAAGGACACGGCGCACACCAAAGCCGAGAGGAACATTCTGGAGGAGGTGAAGCATCCCTTCATAGTGGACCTCATCTATGCCTTCCAGACAGGGGGAAAGTTGTACCTCATCCTGGAGTATCTGAGCG GAGGGGAGCTGTTTATGCAACTGGAAAGAGAGGGCATCTTCATGGAAGACACAGCATG TTTCTACCTGGCTGAGATCTCGATGGCGCTGGGTCACCTGCACCAGAAAGGCATCATCTATAGAGACCTGAAGCCTGAGAACATCATGCTCAACAACAACG GACATGTGAAGTTGACAGACTTTGGTCTATGCAAAGAGTCCATCCATGACGGAACGGTCACCCACACCTTCTGTGGTACAATCGAATACAT GGCTCCAGAGATCCTAATGAGGAGCGGACATAACCGAGCAGTGGACTGGTGGAGTTTGGGAGCTCTCATGTATGACATGCTGACAGGAGCA CCTCCATTCACCGGTGAAAACCGAAAGAAGACGATCGACAAAATCTTGAAATGCAAACTCAGCCTTCCACCTTACCTCACACAAGAAGCCAGGGACCTCCTGAAAAAG CTGCTGAAACGAAATGCCTCGTTACGACTCGGCGCTGGACCGGGAGATGCTGCTGAGATCCAG GCTCACCCATTCTTCCGTCATATAAACTGGGATGACCTCCTCGCTCGCAAAGTAGAGCCTCCATTTAAACCATACCTG CAATCGGCCGATGACGTCAGCCAGTTTGACTCCAAGTTCACCAGCCAGACTCCAGTGGACAGCCCCGACGACTCCACGCTCAGCGAGAGTGCCAATCAAGTCTTCCTG gGTTTCACATATGTAGCCCCATCTGTGCTTGAAAACGTCAAAGAGAAGGGCGCTTTCGAGCCAAAGGTGCGCTCACCACGGAAGTTCCCAGGAAGCCCAAGAACACCTGTGAG TCCGGTGAAGTTCGTAGGAGGGGACTTCTGGCCCCGGGGACCCACGCTGACTGGCCGCACCTTGGAGCAACCCATGGAGGAGCAAATGGACACGagcggcagcggcggcggcgccTCCGAGGCCTCCGCGCCACTTCCCATCAGACGCCCTTCAGGCATCCATGCGGGACCCTACAAAAAGCAGGCCTACCCCATGAACTCCAAGCGGCCCGAACATCTACGAATGAACCTATGA
- the rnft1 gene encoding E3 ubiquitin-protein ligase RNFT1, whose translation MKLRVQNDRSDSRRALKLRESPAVMQPDSSELGAHEGNGLSLTLQPELTRTPGPGAAAAAATNPECNEVRVTMTNKPGESSGGASSRRSRVNSHSHTHAQPHAHNRVPHHSNTEPELDPPDSDLDSGEPSTSMSELRCLFRWLQKSLPFLIILCAKLVIQHALGLAVGVGLFTTFLYVNKNIQTQVFLQDRHSKLQCVWLLLFLISSTLLLYYTFLTETLHHCLIFLSPTIEPLGFWEVLWVVGITNFIIKFLFMGIKCLILLLPSSLVTYKTQGRWVMLTEELGQVHQSTAPVPLWFRYLVTYQEVDGTPGLTLGVLLALLYLILKLLGLYGQWTSLLKTVRIFVKGEHTGSAAIRSQCSEAGDVCPICQGEYREPRVLLCQHIFCDECIALWFNREKSCPLCRTVITEKVYKWRDGATSPHLQIY comes from the exons ATGAAACTCCGGGTGCAGAATGACAG GAGTGATTCCAGAAGAGCACTGAAACTGAGGGAGTCTCCTGCTGTAATGCAGCCTGATTCAAGCGAGCTGGGCGCTCATGAAGGAAACGGTTTATCCCTAACTCTGCAACCAGAGCTGACCAGGACACCAGGccctggtgctgctgctgctgctgctaccaacCCTGAATGCAACGAGGTGCGGGTAACCATGACCAACAAGCCTGGCGAGTCCAGTGGAGGCGCATCATCCAGGAGGTCCAGAGTCAACTCCCACAGCCACACCCATGCTCAGCCACACGCACACAATCGGGTGCCGCACCACTCGAATACGGAGCCTGAGCTTGACCCGCCTGACTCTGATCTAGACTCTGGAGAACCGAGCACTTCCATGTCCGAGCTTCGCTGTCTCTTCCGCTGGCTCCAAAAGAGTCTTCCTTTCCTCATCATACTGTGTGCTAAACTGGTCATCCAACATGCTCTTG GTCTAGCAGTTGGGGTTGGCCTCTTCACAACTTTTctatatgtgaataaaaacattcaaactcAAGTCTTTCTTCAG GATCGTCACTCAAAGCTGCAGTGTGTATGGCTGCTACTATTCCTGATCTCCTCCACCCTCCTGCTTTACTACACCTTTCTCACTGAGACACTTCACCATTG CCTCATCTTCCTCAGCCCAACCATTGAGCCGCTGGGTTTCTGGGAGGTTCTGTGGGTTGTCGGCATCACCAACTTCATAATAAAGTTTCTCTTTATGGGGATTAAGTGCCTTATTCTGCTGCTGCCATCCTCTCTGGTGACCTACAAAACCCAG GGGAGGTGGGTGATGCTGACTGAGGAGCTGGGTCAGGTCCACCAGTCCACAGCTCCCGTTCCACTGTGGTTCCGCTACCTGGTCACGTACCAGGAGGTTGACGGCACCCCTGGACTCACACTGGGGGTCCTGCTGGCTTTGCTCTACCTCATACTGAAG cttttAGGATTGTACGGACAGTGGACGTCTTTACTGAAAACTGTGAGGATATTTGTAAAGGGCGAG CACACAGGCTCAGCAGCCATTAGGAGTCAGTGCAGCGAGGCCGGAGACGTCTGTCCAATCTGTCAAGGAGAGTACAGGGAGCCTCGGGTTCTACTCTGTCAG CACATATTCTGTGATGAATGCATCGCTCTGTGGTTTAACCGGGAGAAGAGCTGCCCTCTCTGCCGCACCGTGATCACGGAGAAGGTTTACAAGTGGAGGGACGGAGCCACATCTCCACACCTGCAGATTTATTGA
- the rps6kb1a gene encoding ribosomal protein S6 kinase beta-1 isoform X3 — translation MKVLKKAMIVRNAKDTAHTKAERNILEEVKHPFIVDLIYAFQTGGKLYLILEYLSGGELFMQLEREGIFMEDTACFYLAEISMALGHLHQKGIIYRDLKPENIMLNNNGHVKLTDFGLCKESIHDGTVTHTFCGTIEYMAPEILMRSGHNRAVDWWSLGALMYDMLTGAPPFTGENRKKTIDKILKCKLSLPPYLTQEARDLLKKLLKRNASLRLGAGPGDAAEIQAHPFFRHINWDDLLARKVEPPFKPYLQSADDVSQFDSKFTSQTPVDSPDDSTLSESANQVFLGFTYVAPSVLENVKEKGAFEPKVRSPRKFPGSPRTPVSPVKFVGGDFWPRGPTLTGRTLEQPMEEQMDTSGSGGGASEASAPLPIRRPSGIHAGPYKKQAYPMNSKRPEHLRMNL, via the exons ATGAAGGTTTTGAAGAAG GCCATGATTGTGCGTAATGCAAAGGACACGGCGCACACCAAAGCCGAGAGGAACATTCTGGAGGAGGTGAAGCATCCCTTCATAGTGGACCTCATCTATGCCTTCCAGACAGGGGGAAAGTTGTACCTCATCCTGGAGTATCTGAGCG GAGGGGAGCTGTTTATGCAACTGGAAAGAGAGGGCATCTTCATGGAAGACACAGCATG TTTCTACCTGGCTGAGATCTCGATGGCGCTGGGTCACCTGCACCAGAAAGGCATCATCTATAGAGACCTGAAGCCTGAGAACATCATGCTCAACAACAACG GACATGTGAAGTTGACAGACTTTGGTCTATGCAAAGAGTCCATCCATGACGGAACGGTCACCCACACCTTCTGTGGTACAATCGAATACAT GGCTCCAGAGATCCTAATGAGGAGCGGACATAACCGAGCAGTGGACTGGTGGAGTTTGGGAGCTCTCATGTATGACATGCTGACAGGAGCA CCTCCATTCACCGGTGAAAACCGAAAGAAGACGATCGACAAAATCTTGAAATGCAAACTCAGCCTTCCACCTTACCTCACACAAGAAGCCAGGGACCTCCTGAAAAAG CTGCTGAAACGAAATGCCTCGTTACGACTCGGCGCTGGACCGGGAGATGCTGCTGAGATCCAG GCTCACCCATTCTTCCGTCATATAAACTGGGATGACCTCCTCGCTCGCAAAGTAGAGCCTCCATTTAAACCATACCTG CAATCGGCCGATGACGTCAGCCAGTTTGACTCCAAGTTCACCAGCCAGACTCCAGTGGACAGCCCCGACGACTCCACGCTCAGCGAGAGTGCCAATCAAGTCTTCCTG gGTTTCACATATGTAGCCCCATCTGTGCTTGAAAACGTCAAAGAGAAGGGCGCTTTCGAGCCAAAGGTGCGCTCACCACGGAAGTTCCCAGGAAGCCCAAGAACACCTGTGAG TCCGGTGAAGTTCGTAGGAGGGGACTTCTGGCCCCGGGGACCCACGCTGACTGGCCGCACCTTGGAGCAACCCATGGAGGAGCAAATGGACACGagcggcagcggcggcggcgccTCCGAGGCCTCCGCGCCACTTCCCATCAGACGCCCTTCAGGCATCCATGCGGGACCCTACAAAAAGCAGGCCTACCCCATGAACTCCAAGCGGCCCGAACATCTACGAATGAACCTATGA
- the rps6kb1a gene encoding ribosomal protein S6 kinase beta-1 isoform X2, whose protein sequence is MAGVFDIDLDQPDENVSDDELEDAGQLGEYMDQCTGFEFNMDDCEKFEISENSVNKGTEQIRPECFELLKVLGKGGYGKVFQVRKVAGATSGKIFAMKVLKKAMIVRNAKDTAHTKAERNILEEVKHPFIVDLIYAFQTGGKLYLILEYLSGGELFMQLEREGIFMEDTACFYLAEISMALGHLHQKGIIYRDLKPENIMLNNNGHVKLTDFGLCKESIHDGTVTHTFCGTIEYMAPEILMRSGHNRAVDWWSLGALMYDMLTGAPPFTGENRKKTIDKILKCKLSLPPYLTQEARDLLKKLLKRNASLRLGAGPGDAAEIQAHPFFRHINWDDLLARKVEPPFKPYLQSADDVSQFDSKFTSQTPVDSPDDSTLSESANQVFLGFTYVAPSVLENVKEKGAFEPKVRSPRKFPGSPRTPVRCA, encoded by the exons ATGGCCGGGGTTTTCGACATCGATTTGGATCAACCGGATGAGAATGTCTCTGACGACGAACTGGAGGACGCG GGCCAGCTCGGTGAATATATGGACCAGTGCACTGGCTTTGAATT taaCATGGATGACTGTGAGAAGTTTGAAATTTCAGAGAACAGTGTGAACAAGGGAACAGAGCAGATCAGGCCTGAATGCTTTGAGCTGCTGAAAGTTTTGGGAAAAGGTGGCTATGGAAAG gtgtTTCAAGTTCGGAAGGTAGCAGGTGCCACCTCCGGGAAGATATTCGCTATGAAGGTTTTGAAGAAG GCCATGATTGTGCGTAATGCAAAGGACACGGCGCACACCAAAGCCGAGAGGAACATTCTGGAGGAGGTGAAGCATCCCTTCATAGTGGACCTCATCTATGCCTTCCAGACAGGGGGAAAGTTGTACCTCATCCTGGAGTATCTGAGCG GAGGGGAGCTGTTTATGCAACTGGAAAGAGAGGGCATCTTCATGGAAGACACAGCATG TTTCTACCTGGCTGAGATCTCGATGGCGCTGGGTCACCTGCACCAGAAAGGCATCATCTATAGAGACCTGAAGCCTGAGAACATCATGCTCAACAACAACG GACATGTGAAGTTGACAGACTTTGGTCTATGCAAAGAGTCCATCCATGACGGAACGGTCACCCACACCTTCTGTGGTACAATCGAATACAT GGCTCCAGAGATCCTAATGAGGAGCGGACATAACCGAGCAGTGGACTGGTGGAGTTTGGGAGCTCTCATGTATGACATGCTGACAGGAGCA CCTCCATTCACCGGTGAAAACCGAAAGAAGACGATCGACAAAATCTTGAAATGCAAACTCAGCCTTCCACCTTACCTCACACAAGAAGCCAGGGACCTCCTGAAAAAG CTGCTGAAACGAAATGCCTCGTTACGACTCGGCGCTGGACCGGGAGATGCTGCTGAGATCCAG GCTCACCCATTCTTCCGTCATATAAACTGGGATGACCTCCTCGCTCGCAAAGTAGAGCCTCCATTTAAACCATACCTG CAATCGGCCGATGACGTCAGCCAGTTTGACTCCAAGTTCACCAGCCAGACTCCAGTGGACAGCCCCGACGACTCCACGCTCAGCGAGAGTGCCAATCAAGTCTTCCTG gGTTTCACATATGTAGCCCCATCTGTGCTTGAAAACGTCAAAGAGAAGGGCGCTTTCGAGCCAAAGGTGCGCTCACCACGGAAGTTCCCAGGAAGCCCAAGAACACCTGTGAG GTGTGCTTGA